AACTGAATAAAATAGACCTGTGGATTGGGCGGCAGGACGTGAAAGAGCGCTTGCGGCGGGGCGAAGCGGTGGAGTCGATCATGCAGAGCTGGCAGCCCGAGCTGGAGCGTTTCAAAGCCACCCGGTTGAGATACCTTCTTTACCCCGACTGAGCCTTTCCTTTCGCCACCAGTTCCTGCAGGTATTCCACCAGGCGCAGCATGGCCAAGGTGTCGAGAAGGCAGTACTGGCGCAGCTCGCTCTCCAGCCGCTCTCGCTCGGCGTCCTCGGGCGGGTTCTCCACCAGGAGATAGTGGACCGCCCCGGCGGTGACGCCGTTGTTCACGGGCAGAGCCTCGTAGCTCATGCCCGGCAGGAGCGCGGGCAGGACGTTCTTGATCGAGAACGAGCCGCACATGCCGGGATGGTAGACATTGTTCTGCACCACGGCGCAGAGGTCCCAAAGCCTGCGGCGCAGGCTCTCGACCGGACCGGCCAGCTCCGGGAACATCACGGCCGCCTCTTTCAGACGGTCCGATTCGAAATCCTTGTTGTAGACCACCACACTGCCCTCCAACCCGGCTGTCGCCTGCACCAGCGAGCGGATAAAACCCTCGCGCGGGTCTCCCGGACCACAGTCCAGGAACTCGACATGCCGCGGCTGTTGCCCGGGGGCCGCCTGGATATGCAGCGACCACTGGAACGGCAGCGGGTCGAACGGGTGCATCCCGGCAAAGCGCGGCAGGGCCGGGCTCGAGGCCTCGAAATCCACGAACAGCAGCGGGTAGCGCAGGACTTTCAGTTCGGAGGCCAGCCCCGGCTCGAACACCGTCCCGCCGTTCTGGCAACTCAACCGGGCACGCCGCTGGCGCGGGTTGAGGGGGAAGTCGGCCGGGATGTCGCGGATACCGGCTATCCCCATCCCGGCCAACTGCTCCAGCAGCTCGGGCGGGGTTTCGGGCAGGCAGCCGAGGCTGTCAGAGCCGGAGGGCCCGGCTTGGCAGCAATCGAAAAAGTCGCAGCGGGAGGAGCGCTGGCACTGCGGGCCGACTGACACCACGGGTGGCTCGGGGGCCTCAAGGATTTCGCGGATGCGGGGCAGCTCGCGCAGAAGGCGCTCCTCGCTGGGCGGCAGGGCCTCGCTCACCTCGCGAATGGAAAAAAGGCCACACAGGTCGTAGTCGCCGCCGGAGAAGACATAGCCCCGGTTGAGGTGCATCACCATGAAACCGTCCAGGCGAAGGCCGCAGGCGCCGAGCACGTGCTTGATCAGGGCCAGCTCGTTGAGGTTGTTCTCCTTGAGCGAGGCCGAGGACTTGACCAGCCGCACCCGCCAGACGCCGTCCTCCAGCCGCTCCAGGATATCGGCCCGCACGAAGATGCCGCCGCTTTCGAACGCCCCGTCGAATATGACCCGCAGCGACGGGTCGGCCAGGGCGCGGGCGGTCTCCTCGACCGCGACAGCCTCACCGCCCGGGCCGCCCCAGGGCGCGCTCCAGGACTCACCAGGGTTTGTGCCCACCGAGCGGCGGGCCAGCTCGCCCACGCGACGGGTCTGCGCGCTGAACATGCGCGCGGCCAGGTCGGGGCCGCTTTCGCGCGGCTGGCCGTGCAACTGGTAGTACATTTTTTTCGGGCAGCGCAGGGCGGACAGGTAGGCGGAACGGGTCAATCGCATCATCGGCTCGGGCGGCTCTCGGACTGAGTGGGCTCAACTGAACGGCATTGAATGACAAAATAAGTCGCCGGGAGCAATAATTCAACCGGCTTGGCATACCATTTCCCGCTGCCAGGATGATATGCAGATAGCGTCGAAAACCGTCGCAAAAAAACGAGACCGGGGCTGGCGCTTGGGACGGTGCAAAGGGAGCGTAGCCTGAACGATCCGGCGAAGGCTTCACTTGCGGAGATAAACACTCAGGTGAGGCTTCAGTCGAGCAGCATGATCTTGTCCAGCTTTTTCACCAGATCGTCGTAATTCACCGGCTTGAGCACGTAATCGGTCACTCCGGACTGAATGGCTTTCTTGACCGCCGACTCGTCGCTCTCCACTGTCACCATGATCACCGGTACTTTCTTCATCTTGTCGTACTGGCGCAGTTGGCGGCAGGTCTCGAACCCGTCGATTCCCGGCATGCGTACATCCAGCAGTATTACGTCCGGACGCACAGCCAGAGCGAGCTTGATCCCGGCCTCACCGTTCTCGGCCTGAAAAAGTTCGAACCCGTAAGTCTTGAGCCGGGTCTCCATGCTCGTGCGCATGAACTTGCTGTCGTCGATTATCAGGATCTTCATTCTGACCCCCTTTCTTCTCTCTCCCTTGCCGGTACACTGCTATCATGCCTTTGAGGCCGGATTGTAGTCGCACTGCTCCAGCCACGAACGGAGATGCTCGAATTCACGTTCCAGCGTGGGCAGCAGCTCGCGCGCGCACTCAAGGTCTGAGGCCTTGACCGCCGCATGCAGAGCGCGGCAGGCCCGGTTGAGCGGCAACGCCCCCACTGTGGCGCTGGACCCCATCAGGCTGTGCGTGTGCTCCGAGGCGTCAGTCAGCCGGCCCTCCCGCAGCAGCGCGACCAGCGCCGCCAGCTCGGCGGAGGCATCCTCGATGAAGCTTTCGAGTAGGGGCCTAAGTTTCTCCGGCTCCAGGCCCGAGAACAGTGCGGCTCCATTGACCGCCAGCGGCGGTGCGGCTGCCGGGCCGGGCGACAGGTCCTCCTCCGCTCTTTTCTCCCCCCCGGCCGCAGTCGCCTGCGCGCGGGCAGTCTGACGGGAACCCGGGGCCCAGCGTTCGAGCACTCGGCGCAGTTCGGCCGGGCGCAGCGGCTTGCCCACGTGGTCGTCCATCCCGCTGGACAGGCAACGCTCCCGGTCTGCCTGCAGCGCGCTGGCGGTGACCGCGATGATCGGCAGGTGCGCGCTCTGTGCGCCCTCCAGACGGCGTATCTCGGCCGCCGCCTCCAGCCCGTCCAGCTCCGGCATCTGGCAGTCCATCAGCACCAGGTCGTAGTTGTTCCGCTGGGACATATCCACCGCCTGGCGTCCGTTTTCGGCCAGGTCCACCCGGCAACCCAGCTTGCCTAACATCCAGAGGGCCACTTTCTGGTTCACCCGGTTGTCCTCAGCCAGCAGCACCCGGGCGGCATAGCCCACCCGGCCGAAATCGCCGGCGAGCTGGACCAGTCCGGAGAGCGGCTTCTCATGGCGTTCCGGGTCGATCCGTCCACCCGAGCCGAGTTCCCAGGCGATCACCAGGGCGTCGAGCAGCTTGCTCGCCCCGACCGGACGGGTGATGAAAGCCGAGTACCCGGCCCGGGCCATCTTGCCCACCTGCTCCGGGCTGCGGACCACCGCGATCAGAGCCGGCCGCCGCGCCCCGATGCTTTCGCGCAACTGCTCGATGCGGTGCGCCAGCTCCACCGCGCCCTCGGCCGGGAGCTCACTGTCCGCGATCACCAGCGAGCTGGGCTGGCCGCCCGAGGCGGCGCACCGTTCCAGTTGATCGAGCGCCGACTCGACCGAATCGGCGACACTCACCTCCAGTCCCATCTGCTCGATCAGGGGCATCAGCACCAGCCGCTCGGTCCCATCCGGCAGCACGACCAGCAGGTGCAGCCCGGCCAGGCGCGACAAGGTCTGGGGGTCCATGTTCTCCCGGCTGAGCACCGGCAGCTCCAGCTCGAACCAGAACCGCGTGCCCCGTCCGAGCTCGCTGTCCACCCCGATGCGGCCGTGCATCAGCTCGACAAGCTGGCGGCTGATGGCCAGGCCCAGGCCGGTCCCGCCGAAACGACGGCGGTTGGAGGAATCGACTTGGGTGAACTTGTCGAAAATCGTCGAAAGCTTGTCCTCAGGGATGCCGATCCCTGTGTCGGCGACCGAGAAGAACAGCCGGACATTGCCCCGCTCGCCTTCCACCGCGCTCACCGCCAGGGTGACCGATCCGCGCAGGGTGAATTTCACCGCGTTGCCCAGCAGGTTCATCAGTATCTGACGGATACGCCAGGGATCGCCCAGCAGGTGGTTGGGCACCTCGGGCGCCACCGAGCTGACCAGTTCCACTCCCTTTTCCCGGGCCGGGCGGCCGAACAGGTCCATAACCTCCTCGATCACCGAGCTGAGGGCGAAGGGGACATACTCGATCTTCAGCTTGCCGGCCTCGATCTTGGAATAGTCGAGCAGGTCGTTGATAATGTAGAGCAGCGACTCCACCGACACCCGGGCCGTCTCCACATACTCACGCTGCTCGGGGTTGAGCGACGTGTCGAGAAGCAGGATCGATGAGCCCACCACCCCGTTGAGCGGGGTGCGTATCTCGTGGCTGATATTGGCCAGGAACTCGCTCTTGGCCCGGTTGGCCGCCTCGGCTTTCTCCTCGGCCCGCTTGCGCTCGATTATCTCCAGGCGCAGCTCGACGGTGCGCTCCTCCACCTCCTGCTCGAGCATGCGATTCATGTTGCCCAGCTTGGCGTAGGCGATCTCCAGGTTGGCGGCCATGGAGTTCAGGGCCAGGGACAGATGGCCGATCTCATCCGCGCTGACCGAGGGGGCGCGCTGAGACAGGTCGCCGCTGGCGATCTGGCGGACTGTCTCCACCAGCTCGGACAGGGGCTTGGTCACGGCCCAGCTGATAACGAGCACAGCCCCCATACCGAGCAGGAAAATGGCCAGGCTGACCAGGGCCACCGTGGTCCGGCTGCGCGCGATTTCCAGGTGCAGCTTGTCCAGGCTCAACCCGAGGTACAGCCGTCCGATCACCCGCCCGCCCGACTCGATCTCGCTGACCGTGCGGCAGTAGTCGCCGCGGATCACCACCTCGTCCGGCCGGGTGGGTATCAGGTAGGCGGCCGCGAACGCCCGGGTGCTGTCCACGGCGGCGAACATCTCGCCGTGCTCGTCCAGCACCATCACGTAGGCCAGGTCATCCACCCGCCGCGCCCCCTCCAGCCCCTCCCGCACCGCCTCACGGTCGTTGAAAAGCAGGGCGGGCCCCACGCTGAAAGCCGCCATGCGGGCCAGCCCCACCGCCTTGCGCCCCACCGACTCCATCGCCTGCGCCTCGATCCGCCCCGGCACGTAAAGGTAGTAGAACACCGAGATGGCGGCGATCAGCACCGTGATGACCGCGGCGAATTTCATCCTGAGGGAATTGCGCAACATGTTCTTTCTCCGTCCCCCACTGCTGAACTACAGGAGCCCGGGTGCGGGTCTCACTGCACCACCCGGGCCAGCTTGAGCAACTGCGAGCTGAAATCCGCCCCATCCTCCCGGGCGGCCCGTATGTTGATCAGGATTTCGGGCCGGTCCCGATTCTGGCCGATCCCCACGGCCAGCCCCTGGCCGCAGTACTCGGGCACCCCGGTCACGCTGACAATACCCCGGCTGCGGCACAACTCGCCGATCGTCCGGATGTCAAAGGCGCGCAGCGGTGCAACATAGAGGATATCCACCCCGCGCTGCGAGACGGCCTCATCCAGTTTTTCACGATATATATCGATCGGCGCCAGGGCCAGGGGGAGACCTTTGACCAAGGGCGTTCCCAGACTCCGGTACACCCGTTCGATCTGCTCGCAGACCAGCAGGGAATTGCGGAACGGCTCCTGGTAGACAATCCCCAGGCGCAGGCTGTCACCGCCGCGGGAGGCGAGGTTGCGGTTGAATGTGATGACTTTGAGCAGGAGGTTGAGCTGCAGGTCCACCGGGACAGGCATATCCTGGGCCGGACAGAGATCGGCGGACAGCCAGGCTGTCGACAGCAGCAGACTCAGAAGGATGATGGGCATCCTTTTCATGGCAGTCCGGTCTCCACTCTACGGGCGGCGGATTAAACCACTTCGCTCAGAACCAGCATTCCAGCCTCAGTTGCACCGTCCGTCCGTTCTGCGGCACCACGGCCTGAAGAAGCGGAAGCCCGGCCGGATAGTCGTAGCGGCTGTCGAACAGGTTCCGCACCTTGAAAGCCAGTCGCAGGCGGTCCGGTACGATCTCGCCGGCCAGGTTCAGGTCGAACAGGGTGAACGCGTCCGCAGTCACACCCTTGTCGGAGCGGCGCGAGGAGGAATAGCGGCATTGAAGCGCCGCGCTGAGGCCATGGGGCAGAGAGGCGCTGGCCCCGGCCTGCACGAGGTTGCGCGGCGAGTTGGGCAGCCTGTACCCGTTGGTGCGGTTGCGCGGCAACTGGTAGGCATAGTTGAGATACACCCCGTACCTGGAGGCGAAATCGGCTTTCAGGCCGGTCTCGATCCCACGCGCGCGCAGACGGCCGGCGTTGACGAAATGGCTCAGTTGATCCTCCGAAGCCTCCACCTGCTCGATAAAATCGCGCATGGAGTTGTCGTAGAACGAGAGCGTGCCGTGCAAGCTCGCGGCCAGACGGCTTTCCAGCACCAGCTCGAAGGTCTGGATTTTCTCGGGCTTGAGGTTCGGGTTCCCCTGGGCGATGGACGGTGCGTCGTAGAACACCTCGTTCACATTGGGCGCCCGGAAAGCCTCGCCATAGAGCAGCTTCACCGAGCTTCCCCGCGCGGCCGCCCACACCAGGGCCGCCCGCGGCACGGTGGAGTTGCTGCGCGAGGCGTACTTGTCGTGGCGCAGGCCCAGGGTCAGCAGCAGATTCGTCCGCAACTGGAGCTCTTCCTCCAGGTAGGCCGACCAGGTGTGGAAAGGATGGTCCTGGTCGAAATAGACCTTATCCGGACCCCAGGAACGGAAGAAAGCCCGCGGGTGTTTCTGGAACTCGGCCCCGGCGATCAGGCGCAGGTAGGGCTTCGGGTCCCACAGATAGCGGACCTCGGAGCCGTAATGGTTCTCGGCGAATTTCTCCTGCCCGATCACTCCGTCGAAAAAGTAATGCCCACGCTGGCCGTAATGGTCGACATAGGTCCGCAGCATCAGCTCGTGCCCGGAACTCAGCCGGTGCTCGTACTTGAGCTCGGTCAGCTTGTATTCTTCCAGGAAAGAGGTGGCTGGGATGTTGAAATCGATGCCCCAGGGCGAGGTGGGCACCCCTTTCTTACGGGTGCCGAGGAAACCCAGGAAACTGAAATCACCCCAGGCGGCGGTGGCCAGCAGGCTGCGCTGACGCTCCCAGTCGCAGTCCCGTGCCACGCCGTTGTTGGTCTGCGGGCTGTCGTACTCCGGGAAATAGAGGTCGGCGCCGTCGGCGCGGGTCACCCGGCCGGACAGGCTCACATCCAGGCCGTTCGAGAAAAGACGGCCCGCGGTGAGCCCGGCTGTCCGGCGGCCGTAGCTGCCCAGCTCGCCATAGGCCTTCATCCCGTTGACCGCGGCCCCGTCGCGCGTTATCACGTTGATCACCGCGAACATGGCGCTGGTGCCGTAGAGCACCGAGCCCGGCCCGCGTACGATCTCGATCCGCTCGACCGCATCCAGGTTCAGCCCCAGATCGTCCCCGTAGTACGAGGAGCCGAAATAGCTCTCGTTCATGGTGTGGCCGTTGATCATCAGCAGCAGGCGGTTGTTGTTGTCGGCCGTGCGGTTGAAACCGCGCGTGCCGATGTAATCGAGCAGGCGGTCGTTGGTGGAATAGAAGCCGCGGACATTTTCCAGCACCTCGGTCAGGGTGCGGTAGCCGAAACGGGCAATCTCCTCCGCGGTGACAATGGTCACCGCGGCCGGGGCCTCGCCCGCGGTCTGCTCGTACTTGGAGGCCGTGCTGATACGCACCTCCAGCAACGAGTCGAGGTCGGTCAGCCCCGGGACCGCCTCCTGTGACGTCGCCGGCGAGGATAAAGCACTGGAGATAAAGACAACAAGGCCGATTGCCGCCAGGCGTAGCGGTTGCACGAGGAGTCTCCAGATGATTATGAAAACCGGAATTAAAAGGCTGGTATATCAATCTAACAAATAATCTGTGTCCAAAGAAGGCTTTCGAGCCCTTTGACACTTAAATGGCAATCTTTTTTTCGCGCTTGTTTTCCATCCCCGCGGTTTGCGGACACAGGCCGGCCTCAAAAAATAAAAACGCCGCCCTCCAGTCCGGAGGGCGGCGGCTTATCAAAACAGGCGGGCCGGATGGATCAGACCACTTCCGGCACCACGTAGGGATAGCGGTACTCGCGGCTGAGCTGGGAGTTGGCCTCCTCATCGCCCGGGAATGTCTCGGTGGCCGAATCGAAGATCACGGTGCGGCCGGTGCGGTAGGCGATGTTGCAGAGGTGGCACATCGAGGTGGACAGGTGGCCCTCCAGGATGTCGGCGTGGAGCATCGAGCGGTCGTGCGCCCGCACGGCGTCGATGAAATTGCCGAAATGCGGGTCGCCGGCCTCGCCGCGGGTGTTGGTCGCGGCTTTCTGGGCATCAGCCTCGTTGCCGCCCATGCCCGGCCCTGGCTCGTTCTTGCGGCCGAAATAGCTCTGCCAACTCGAACCGCCCAGCTTGAGCCAGCCCTCGGTGCCGTAGAAGAACTCGCCCTGCTCGATGTCCTCCTCCTTGTTGGAGTAGAGGCCGCGCACCTCGAGCTGGACTATCTTGCCGTTGGAATACTCCATCACCGAAATCTGCTGGTTCGGGGTCTCCTGGTCGCAGACATTGCCGAACTTGTAGTAGCCACCCAGGCTCTGGATCTTGCGCGGGTGCTCGTAGAGCTGAAGGCCCCAGCGGGCGCGGTCGCAGTTGTGCGGGCCGGTGTTGCCGGTGTCGCCGTTTCCGGTGTTCCAGAACCAGTGCCAGTTGTAGTGGAACTTGCACTCGTTGAACGGATACCAGGCGGCCGGGCCGACCCAGAGGTCGTAGTGCACGCCCTGTGGCACCGGGCTGTTGGGGGCGCGGCCGAAGCTGTCGCGGGCCTTGATCAGGCAGCTGCGGCACATGTAGACATCGCCCAGCTTGCCCGAGTGCAGGAACTCCATCGCCGACTGCATCATCTTGTTACTGCGGCTCTGGGTGCCGGTCTGCACGATACGGTCATACTTGCGGGCCGCTTCCACGATCTTGCGGCCTTCCCAGATGTTATGGGAGGTGGGTTTCTCCACGTAGACATCCTTGCCCGCCTGGCAGGCCCAGATCGCGGCCAGGGCGTGCCAGTAGTTGGGGCTGGCGATCGAGACCGCGTCGATGGTCTTGTCCTCCAGCACCTTGCGAATGTCTACCGCGGTGCGTGGTTTCTTGCCGCTGATCTTTTCCAGTGCGTCCACCGCCTCCGGGAACAGGCGCTCATCCACATCGCAGAGCAGCGAGACTTCGACACCCGGCAGGGCGGCGAAGCTTTCCATGTGGGCGCGGCCGCGGCTGTGGATACCCATCACGGCGATATTCACCCGGTCCGAGGGCGGGTTGGCGGCCCAGCCGGAGGCGATGTAGGGCCCGGCGGCGGCCACTGCGGCCGCTCCGATGCCCGCGCTGCGAAGAAAACCGCGACGGTCGATCGGTTTCATCAATCACTCCCTCGTTGAAGTGTGCGGAGCTTGAATCTGCAGTTGAAAGACAGATTGTTTTCGCTGGTCTGGACGGATGCGGCAGTTCGTAACCATGGACGAATTATTGCACGGGCCCCGGCCAGGGTCAAGGCTTTTATCATTCAAAGCGGCTCGAAAGCAGACGAAAGCACACGAAAATTGCAGACCAGCCACAGTCGCGGACAGGCGCAAGCGGGCCGCCTGTCCACGGTTCAGATCCAGTCACCGGCCGGACCCGTCGTCTCCCTGCTGCTCCAGAAAAGCCCCCAGCCGGTACATAGTCTTCGCGGAGGCAATCGAACAGTTGATCCAGCCGAAACGGTCCGACAGCTTGTACCGCGACCGCCACCAGTAGGTCGGGTAGTGGCCGCCGGTCTCATTCTGCACCGTCACCATCGAATTGGCCAGGGAGACCGCCTTGGCCAGGAACAACCGGTCACCGGTAACCCGATAGGCTTTCAGGAAGACGTCGATGAAATTGGCGGCGCTGCCATCGATGGGCACATAGTAGTCGTACTGCTCCAGGGCGCAGGGAGTGACCCAGTCGGAGGAATCCTTCTTTCTCCACTCCGGTCCGGGCGACGGGCTGGGCCGCTCCCAGACCACGAACTGGTCCTCGGCGAAACGCAGGTACTCCCGGGCCATGCCAAGGTTTTCCGGGTTCTCCGTGGCATGGTCCAGATAATAGTTCGCCCCATCCACGGCCCCGTAGTGCGTAAGGTTATAGTACGGCTTGCTCGGTTCCACGTCTTCGAACTGCCCCTCGAAATTGAAACTCTCGAACGGCCGCAGATAGTTGGGCCAGGCTGCCTGATAATTGCCGCTGTACCTTTCGATCCCGAAATCAGTTTTCAGGCGGGTGAACAGCTCAAGAATCGGCCCGACCCTGACATAGTTGCTCGCGACCGCCTTCCCGGTGTGAATATCCATTTTCAGCGGCCAGTTGCCATCCGCGAGCTGAATCCTGGCATAGGTGCCGGCGATCCTGACCGCCGCGTTCAGGAGAGACGTATCCGCCGTGACCCCGTACAGATCCAGGTAAGCCAAGGCCGCCTGGGACGGATAGGACAACATGAGCTGGTCCCGGTACAGCAGCGAGGCATCGTTGGTCTTTCTCGCCTGCTGGTCCAGGAAGGACGGATCGTAGGTCGGCGGGAAGAACTCCAGGGGCGAGCCGGCGGGCAGGCTGTGGGCGATCAGGTATTTGCCCGCGTTTATCGCCACTGTCATGGCTCCAGCGCTGTCCTGGGGGGCCAGTCTGGAGTACAGCAGCATGCCCTCGATAATGGCGGCCTCCATCTTGGAGGGGTAGCAGTAGAGGAAATACGCGCTGTCCGGCGCGCCTGTGGTGATCCAGCTCTGAAGGTACCGGTGGTGGAACAGATAGCCCAGGGCCCGCTGGGCGCTCTTGCAGTAATTGTACTGCGGGTCTTCACGATAGGGGCCGTCGAACGCGGCCGAGCGGTAGAAGCGGCGTTTCCCTGCCGTGCCCAGCGTTTTCCCGGCCTTGTCCAGCCCGCTGACCTCCAGGTCGACATAACCCACGGGCAGATCGTTCCAGATCGGGGCCAGCGCGGCCCACGGCTCCTGTGCCTGGAAAACGTATCCTTTTCCGCTGGAGTCCGGGACCGCACTAAAACGGTAAGCCACCGCCCCAGCAACCGGGCTGAAATCGAAAGCCGGCGCATAGATGAACTGGCTGGCATTCACATTCCAGAACGCAAACTTGCCCGGCGCTCCCGGCCTGACCGGCGTGAGGGATTCCTCCAGCGCCTGGGCGTGCAGGGCCGGACGGTCGAATTCCGGGGCTTTTTCCGGCAGCGCCGGCGATAGCAGTCCGGATAGAGCGATAAGAAAGAGTGAAAGAAAATGCGCCTTCATGAAAATCCCCTCCGGTAAGCGAGTCAGCGCCAGTAGTCTAAGAAGGCATAAGTAGTGATCAACAGTGATTGTTAATCAAGAAACATGCCTCTGGCAGGACTGACCTATCTTACTATTTTTCAACCGTCAAAGATTTTGGAGGTTGAAGGGATTCTCATTTTCAAAAAAAGGGTCTCATTTTTTTGACAAAAACATCTGCACCGGTTTCCAGATGAAGAAGGAATATAACGACCACCCGGCTCAACTGTAGCAGCGCACCTCGAACACGCGGGCCTCGGGTGCGCCGTTTGTCGCGGTCACCTCCAGGCGCACGGCATCGCAGCGCAGGTCCTTGAAGCGGTGCACACACTTGCGCTGCCAGTTGCCGCTCACCTCGGCCACGGTGCTCCACTTGCGGTCCACCCGGCACTGGATGCGGTAGTCGCGCACGGTCTCGGGCTGGGCGCCCGCGAGCATCGATTTGTCGTAGCTGTCCTCGTGGGTCAGGGTGAGTGCGCGAGTCAGATCGGTGTCGAAAGTCAGGTGAAGCTCGCCCAGGACCTGCGCCTTGCCGAATTCCAAGGTCAGCGCGGCTTTGCCCGGCTCCAGAGACTGCGAGCGCCACTGGTGCGAATCGTTCCCCACGGTGCGCGCCACGCCGTCGGTCACCTTACGCGCCTCGAAACCGCTCTGCTCCGTGGTTGCGGAGATTTTAGCCGTGCGGGCGAAATCCTCCGGGTCGCGGTTGGGGGTGCCCAGAAGGTAGGCATCCTGCCGCAGCAGGGTCTGCTTGACCGCCTCGATGTCCTGCGGGCCGAACTCGCACGGCAGGCTGTCCTTACCCGCCGCCAGCGCCGCGGCCACGCCCGCGCCCTGGCCCATCACCGCGCAGGTGGCCATGACCCGCGTGGAGCAGAACGCCACGTGGCTGGCGCTGACCTGCCGGCCGGCGAAGAACAGGTTGGGCACTTTGGCGGAATACAACGAGCGCAGCGGGATGGAATAGAGCTTGTCCAGCCGCTGCTGGTAGAAGAAATCGTCGTTCTTGCGGTAGAAACCCTCGCGCTGGTGGTGGTCGATCGGCCAGCCGCCGTAGGCCACCTCGTCCTCGAACACCCGTCCGCTCGTGAGGTCGTTCTGTCGCAGCCAGTAGGCGCCCTCCAGGCGGCGGCTCTCGCGGCGCGCCGGGATGAAACCGAACCAGTCCAGGGCCCAGGAGTCGGCCCCGTGGTCGCCGCGGTTCTTGATATGGTCCCAGACCCCCAGCAGTATTTTCAGCAGTTCCTCGCGGATACGGTTGTCGTCTTTGATCGTATCCAGCATGCCGCCCCACTCCAGCCACCAGTAGCCGTATTCGTAGCTTTCGTGCCCGCGGCCCAGTTCCTCGTCAGTCGCGTAGCGATAGGCCCAGGCCGGCGGGATGAATTTCATCGGGCGGCCGAAATCGCGGGCCTGGAACAGAAGCGTGGAACCCAGGGTGTAGGGCTCGGGCTGCTCCGGGGCCAGGGATTCATCGAACTCGCCTCTCGCCTCGCAGCCCACGCGGAACGGGTTGCCGGCCAGCACGCCCAGGGTCCCGTCCCCGGTGCAGTCGACAAACTGCAACCCCTCTATGGTGAGGTGCTCCTCGCGCCGCATGTCGTAGCACTGCACCGAAACGATCCGGCCGTTGTCCAGGCGGCAGCCGTCGAGCGTGGTGTTGAGCAGAAGGGTCAGGCCCGGCTGGTAGAATGTTTTCTCCCAGAGGATAAGGTCCCACATCGCAGCCGAGCGCTGGGGGTTACGCACCTGGTTGTCCAGGCGCATCTCCTCCAGGCTGCCGGTCTCGCGGCTGTCCGGGATGCCGTGGGTGTTGGCCCCGCAGATATGCATCCGCACCTCGCTGGAGGAGTTGCCCCCCAGCACCGGACGGTCCTGGATCAGCACCACGCTGGCCCCGGCGCGCGCGGCGGCCAGGGCCGCGCAGACCCCGCTCATCCCGCCGCCGGCCACCACGACATCCGCCTGGAGAGTGCTTCCGGATTTCGCCGCGCCGGCTGAGTCCGCCTGCGCTCGCGCGGGGACCGGTGAGGCCAGGGCGCCGCCCAGGCCCAGGGCGCCGCCCGCCTTCAGAAAATCCCGTCTTTGCATGAGAGAGTCCCTTTCCAGCCCCTGGCAGGCCTCTTAGAAGAGTCAATGGCGCCCGGCGGACAGGTGTTTTGCAAATCCGCATCGGAGATTATATTCAACATCGGACCGGAAATGCAGCGGAACAACCATCCATACCGAAATCAGGAGAACAGGTCATGTCCTTTTTCGGCTTCATTTTCATCCTGCTCATCGCCGCGGTCTGCGGGGCGATCGGCCAGGCGATAGCCGGCTACTCGCTGGGCGGTTGCCTGGTCTCGGCGGCCGTGGGCCTGATCGGCGCAC
Above is a window of bacterium DNA encoding:
- a CDS encoding TonB-dependent receptor, with the translated sequence MQPLRLAAIGLVVFISSALSSPATSQEAVPGLTDLDSLLEVRISTASKYEQTAGEAPAAVTIVTAEEIARFGYRTLTEVLENVRGFYSTNDRLLDYIGTRGFNRTADNNNRLLLMINGHTMNESYFGSSYYGDDLGLNLDAVERIEIVRGPGSVLYGTSAMFAVINVITRDGAAVNGMKAYGELGSYGRRTAGLTAGRLFSNGLDVSLSGRVTRADGADLYFPEYDSPQTNNGVARDCDWERQRSLLATAAWGDFSFLGFLGTRKKGVPTSPWGIDFNIPATSFLEEYKLTELKYEHRLSSGHELMLRTYVDHYGQRGHYFFDGVIGQEKFAENHYGSEVRYLWDPKPYLRLIAGAEFQKHPRAFFRSWGPDKVYFDQDHPFHTWSAYLEEELQLRTNLLLTLGLRHDKYASRSNSTVPRAALVWAAARGSSVKLLYGEAFRAPNVNEVFYDAPSIAQGNPNLKPEKIQTFELVLESRLAASLHGTLSFYDNSMRDFIEQVEASEDQLSHFVNAGRLRARGIETGLKADFASRYGVYLNYAYQLPRNRTNGYRLPNSPRNLVQAGASASLPHGLSAALQCRYSSSRRSDKGVTADAFTLFDLNLAGEIVPDRLRLAFKVRNLFDSRYDYPAGLPLLQAVVPQNGRTVQLRLECWF
- a CDS encoding Gfo/Idh/MocA family oxidoreductase; this encodes MKPIDRRGFLRSAGIGAAAVAAAGPYIASGWAANPPSDRVNIAVMGIHSRGRAHMESFAALPGVEVSLLCDVDERLFPEAVDALEKISGKKPRTAVDIRKVLEDKTIDAVSIASPNYWHALAAIWACQAGKDVYVEKPTSHNIWEGRKIVEAARKYDRIVQTGTQSRSNKMMQSAMEFLHSGKLGDVYMCRSCLIKARDSFGRAPNSPVPQGVHYDLWVGPAAWYPFNECKFHYNWHWFWNTGNGDTGNTGPHNCDRARWGLQLYEHPRKIQSLGGYYKFGNVCDQETPNQQISVMEYSNGKIVQLEVRGLYSNKEEDIEQGEFFYGTEGWLKLGGSSWQSYFGRKNEPGPGMGGNEADAQKAATNTRGEAGDPHFGNFIDAVRAHDRSMLHADILEGHLSTSMCHLCNIAYRTGRTVIFDSATETFPGDEEANSQLSREYRYPYVVPEVV
- a CDS encoding FAD-dependent oxidoreductase, whose translation is MQRRDFLKAGGALGLGGALASPVPARAQADSAGAAKSGSTLQADVVVAGGGMSGVCAALAAARAGASVVLIQDRPVLGGNSSSEVRMHICGANTHGIPDSRETGSLEEMRLDNQVRNPQRSAAMWDLILWEKTFYQPGLTLLLNTTLDGCRLDNGRIVSVQCYDMRREEHLTIEGLQFVDCTGDGTLGVLAGNPFRVGCEARGEFDESLAPEQPEPYTLGSTLLFQARDFGRPMKFIPPAWAYRYATDEELGRGHESYEYGYWWLEWGGMLDTIKDDNRIREELLKILLGVWDHIKNRGDHGADSWALDWFGFIPARRESRRLEGAYWLRQNDLTSGRVFEDEVAYGGWPIDHHQREGFYRKNDDFFYQQRLDKLYSIPLRSLYSAKVPNLFFAGRQVSASHVAFCSTRVMATCAVMGQGAGVAAALAAGKDSLPCEFGPQDIEAVKQTLLRQDAYLLGTPNRDPEDFARTAKISATTEQSGFEARKVTDGVARTVGNDSHQWRSQSLEPGKAALTLEFGKAQVLGELHLTFDTDLTRALTLTHEDSYDKSMLAGAQPETVRDYRIQCRVDRKWSTVAEVSGNWQRKCVHRFKDLRCDAVRLEVTATNGAPEARVFEVRCYS